One Mycobacterium sp. SMC-4 DNA window includes the following coding sequences:
- a CDS encoding MCE family protein yields MSTIGTAKAGIAAACSVVLVTTGCSFQGVNSLPLPGVVGRGSDAAVYHVQVSNVGTLETNSPVMVDDVIVGSVAKMTVSDWRANVEISVRPDVELPANVFARVGQTSLLGSMHIALDPPLGQAPQGRLTPGATIPISQSAVFPSTERTLSSVSTVVNAGGLGQIGDIIHSFNAALSGRESEARDILARLDRFVGVFDRQRGDVIASLQALDRLASGLVVQREAVRRALNDIPPALDVLIAQRAQFTTALEHLRTFSDITRTVVRDTQTDLVETLSNLDPTLRALADVGPDIGVALAFLPVMPFGQNLIDRGVRGDYMNLFAVMDLTVPRLKRTLFSGTRWGDPHALLVPAPGDPGYDTFYGSNPLTAPLAAPPADDPPPENPTPSEPHSAGPVPATPPGAR; encoded by the coding sequence ATGAGCACCATCGGAACCGCAAAAGCGGGAATTGCCGCGGCCTGTTCTGTCGTGTTGGTCACCACCGGATGCAGCTTCCAGGGCGTGAACTCGCTGCCTCTGCCGGGGGTGGTCGGCCGCGGATCTGATGCCGCGGTGTATCACGTGCAGGTCAGTAACGTCGGTACGCTGGAAACGAATTCACCGGTCATGGTCGATGACGTCATCGTCGGCAGCGTCGCCAAGATGACTGTTTCAGACTGGCGAGCCAACGTCGAGATCTCGGTGCGACCCGACGTTGAACTGCCCGCCAACGTGTTCGCCAGGGTCGGGCAGACGAGTCTGCTCGGCTCGATGCACATCGCGCTGGACCCACCGCTGGGCCAAGCGCCCCAGGGGCGCCTCACTCCCGGGGCGACCATCCCGATCTCGCAGTCGGCGGTGTTTCCTTCGACAGAACGCACGCTGTCCAGCGTGTCGACCGTGGTCAACGCCGGTGGGTTGGGTCAGATCGGCGACATCATCCACAGCTTCAACGCAGCGTTGAGTGGTCGTGAGTCCGAAGCACGCGACATCTTGGCGCGGCTGGACAGATTCGTCGGTGTCTTCGACCGTCAGCGTGGAGATGTCATCGCATCCCTGCAGGCGCTCGACAGACTGGCGTCAGGACTGGTCGTCCAACGCGAAGCGGTTCGCCGGGCGCTGAACGATATTCCGCCGGCACTGGATGTGCTCATCGCCCAACGAGCGCAATTCACCACCGCTTTGGAGCACTTGCGGACGTTCAGTGACATCACTCGTACCGTGGTCAGAGACACCCAGACCGACCTTGTCGAGACGCTGTCCAATCTCGACCCCACCCTACGGGCGCTGGCCGATGTCGGACCCGACATCGGCGTGGCACTGGCCTTTCTTCCCGTCATGCCCTTCGGCCAGAACCTGATCGACCGCGGCGTCCGTGGCGACTACATGAACCTCTTCGCCGTCATGGACCTCACCGTCCCTCGGTTGAAGCGCACCTTGTTCTCGGGAACGAGGTGGGGCGACCCGCACGCCCTGTTGGTCCCCGCCCCCGGCGATCCCGGTTATGACACGTTCTACGGATCCAACCCGCTGACAGCTCCGTTGGCGGCACCACCGGCCGATGACCCGCCACCCGAGAATCCGACACCCTCCGAGCCGCACAGCGCAGGCCCGGTGCCTGCCACCCCGCCGGGAGCACGCTGA
- a CDS encoding MCE family protein, with protein MLTRFVRLQLIIFTIASIIGVTTMVVSYLQVPTLLGVGRITVTLELPRGGGLYRLANVTYRGAQIGKVADVTLAGPGAEVTLLLDRSTKVPADLVAEVRSVSAIGEQYVDLRPRSAGPPYLADGSVISIRDTEVPQPVGPMLDRTSALLGSIPGEQVSALLDETARAFDGAGYDVGSLIDSAAVVAKDSRGAAEQLRMLIDDSRPLLDGQIESEQDTRTWTRSLANVTDQLVTNDPQLRTILASAPGALGEVTELLDSVRPTLPVLLANLTSVGQVAVTYLPSLEQLLVLVPPFFANLQAIAPNNNATGLPLGDFRIQMNDPPACTVGFLPPSQWRSPADTTTVDTPEGLYCKLPQDSPIAVRGARNLPCMARPGKRAPTVEICDSDEPYVPLAMRQHALGPAPFDPNLVSQGVAPDDRTTFQERIFAPPEGTRPPAEAGVAPPPPPSASGAPPAAPSSAQSPAEVAPAVAVRTYDPRTGRYLAPGGTVGQQSNLATATQPTGWQDLVIAPEYLSP; from the coding sequence ATGCTGACTCGTTTTGTGCGCCTTCAGCTGATCATTTTCACGATTGCGTCGATCATCGGCGTCACCACGATGGTCGTTAGCTACCTGCAGGTGCCTACGCTGCTGGGCGTCGGGCGAATCACGGTCACCCTCGAATTACCGCGTGGCGGTGGGCTTTACCGGCTCGCCAACGTCACCTACCGGGGCGCGCAGATCGGTAAGGTGGCCGATGTGACGCTGGCTGGGCCGGGGGCCGAAGTCACGTTGCTGCTGGACAGGTCGACGAAAGTTCCCGCCGATCTCGTGGCCGAGGTGCGTAGTGTCTCGGCGATCGGTGAACAGTACGTCGACCTGCGGCCGCGCAGCGCCGGGCCGCCCTACCTGGCTGACGGATCGGTCATTTCGATCCGCGACACCGAGGTGCCCCAGCCGGTGGGGCCGATGCTGGACCGCACCAGCGCGCTGCTGGGTAGCATCCCCGGTGAGCAGGTGTCGGCTCTGCTGGACGAAACGGCCCGGGCCTTCGATGGCGCGGGTTACGACGTCGGGTCCCTGATCGATTCTGCGGCAGTGGTGGCCAAGGACAGCCGTGGCGCGGCCGAGCAACTGCGCATGCTCATCGACGACTCCCGGCCGCTGCTCGACGGACAGATCGAGTCCGAACAGGACACCCGCACCTGGACTCGCAGTCTGGCCAACGTCACCGATCAGTTGGTGACCAATGATCCGCAATTGCGCACCATCCTGGCCTCGGCGCCGGGTGCACTAGGGGAAGTGACGGAGCTGCTCGACAGCGTGCGGCCGACACTGCCGGTGTTGCTGGCCAACCTGACCAGCGTCGGCCAGGTGGCGGTGACCTATTTGCCGTCCTTGGAACAGCTGCTGGTCCTGGTGCCGCCGTTCTTTGCCAATCTTCAGGCGATCGCGCCGAACAACAATGCGACCGGACTACCGCTGGGTGACTTCCGGATCCAGATGAACGACCCGCCGGCGTGCACCGTCGGATTCCTGCCACCATCGCAGTGGCGCTCACCGGCGGACACCACGACGGTCGACACGCCTGAAGGCCTCTACTGCAAATTGCCTCAGGACTCACCGATTGCAGTACGAGGTGCGCGGAATTTGCCCTGCATGGCTCGGCCCGGCAAGCGGGCGCCGACGGTGGAAATCTGTGACAGCGACGAACCATATGTGCCGCTGGCGATGCGCCAGCATGCGTTGGGTCCGGCACCCTTCGACCCCAATCTGGTGTCACAAGGTGTTGCGCCCGACGACCGAACCACATTCCAGGAGCGGATCTTCGCCCCGCCCGAGGGCACGCGCCCACCGGCCGAGGCAGGGGTGGCGCCGCCGCCCCCGCCATCTGCATCCGGCGCGCCGCCGGCAGCACCGAGCTCGGCGCAGAGTCCCGCAGAGGTGGCGCCCGCGGTCGCGGTGCGGACCTACGATCCGCGTACCGGGCGCTATCTCGCGCCTGGTGGAACGGTGGGACAGCAGTCCAACCTGGCAACGGCCACGCAGCCGACGGGTTGGCAGGATCTGGTCATCGCCCCGGAGTATCTGTCGCCATGA
- a CDS encoding YraN family protein, with the protein MVAYVTGTQSRGELGAWGEQLAVDYLQRIGLSVLQRNWRCRYGELDIIAAELNTVVFVEVKTRAGDQFGGAVTAVTPAKLRRLRRLAGLWLAGQDRSWAHIRIDVIAIQAGRRRDPEITHLQAVA; encoded by the coding sequence ATGGTTGCGTACGTGACCGGAACACAGAGTCGCGGCGAACTCGGGGCTTGGGGCGAGCAACTGGCCGTTGACTATCTTCAGCGGATTGGACTCTCTGTGCTGCAACGTAATTGGCGGTGCCGCTACGGCGAGCTGGACATCATCGCTGCCGAGCTCAACACGGTGGTTTTCGTCGAGGTGAAAACCCGTGCCGGTGATCAGTTCGGCGGGGCGGTCACCGCGGTCACCCCGGCCAAGCTGCGGCGGTTGCGCCGCCTGGCCGGGCTGTGGCTGGCGGGCCAGGACCGCAGCTGGGCGCACATACGAATCGACGTGATCGCCATTCAGGCGGGGCGACGCCGGGATCCGGAGATCACCCATCTACAGGCGGTGGCGTGA
- a CDS encoding recombinase family protein, giving the protein MMLRMSRTKETPRSAAIYARISRDRRGAGLGVQRQEQECRDLAARLGWGVAEVYADNDLSAYSGKRRPEYERMLADVAAGRVGAVLAWHTDRLHRSPVELERYIDVCEGRRVPTHTVQAGPIDLATPSGRMVARQLGAVARYESEVKTERLRSTMRQQAALGKYHGGSRPFGYEKDGVTVVPEEAAEIAKAASAVAGGESLRSVVRDLNVRGVPTATGKVGKWTSQQLRELLLRPRIAGLSSHNGEVVGAAQWPAIIDEPLWRAVVAVLSNPARQTNVGRAGTAKWLGSGLYVCGVCDERQMRVSLGKSGADSRIPMYRCNNRDAVPGRHVTRNAVALDTFVEELVIERLSRPGEVERLTRRDDTVDTSKLRAEHVEIAERKDELAALFGDGTIDAGQFATASKRLSAREDEITDALASAGWRSPLAPLAGGDVRELWAGLTLGAKRAILSTVVDIVVLPSKRQPKGCIDPNAVGVRWRID; this is encoded by the coding sequence ATGATGCTCCGCATGTCTAGAACGAAAGAAACGCCGAGGTCAGCGGCTATATATGCGCGTATCAGCCGGGATCGGCGGGGTGCTGGTCTTGGTGTGCAACGGCAAGAGCAAGAGTGCCGCGACCTTGCGGCGCGGCTCGGGTGGGGAGTCGCGGAGGTCTATGCCGACAACGATCTGTCGGCGTACAGCGGTAAGCGGCGACCGGAGTATGAGCGGATGCTTGCGGACGTGGCGGCGGGTCGGGTCGGTGCGGTGCTGGCGTGGCACACTGACCGGCTTCACCGTTCGCCGGTCGAGTTGGAGCGGTATATCGACGTGTGTGAGGGGCGGCGGGTGCCGACGCACACGGTCCAGGCGGGACCGATTGATCTGGCAACGCCGTCAGGGCGCATGGTGGCCCGACAGTTGGGTGCGGTGGCCCGGTATGAAAGCGAAGTGAAGACGGAGCGGTTGAGGTCAACGATGCGTCAGCAAGCGGCGCTGGGGAAGTACCACGGAGGCAGTCGGCCATTCGGCTATGAGAAAGACGGTGTGACCGTTGTGCCGGAGGAAGCCGCCGAGATTGCGAAGGCGGCGAGCGCGGTCGCGGGCGGTGAAAGTTTGCGGAGCGTTGTCCGTGATCTGAACGTGCGGGGTGTGCCGACAGCTACCGGCAAGGTGGGCAAGTGGACTTCGCAACAGTTACGAGAATTGTTGCTACGCCCACGCATTGCGGGGCTATCGAGTCACAACGGTGAGGTGGTCGGTGCCGCCCAGTGGCCCGCGATTATTGACGAGCCGTTGTGGCGGGCGGTCGTGGCGGTGCTGAGCAACCCGGCGCGTCAGACGAATGTGGGCCGCGCTGGGACGGCCAAATGGTTGGGGTCGGGTTTGTATGTGTGCGGTGTGTGCGATGAGCGGCAGATGCGGGTCAGTCTCGGAAAGTCGGGCGCTGACAGCCGTATCCCGATGTATCGGTGCAATAACCGGGATGCGGTTCCCGGTCGGCACGTGACCCGCAACGCGGTCGCGCTGGACACGTTCGTTGAGGAATTGGTGATCGAACGGTTGAGCCGACCGGGTGAGGTCGAACGGCTGACGCGGCGCGATGACACGGTGGACACCTCGAAACTTCGCGCCGAGCATGTGGAGATCGCGGAGCGTAAGGACGAGCTGGCGGCGTTGTTCGGTGACGGCACCATCGACGCGGGCCAGTTCGCCACCGCGAGCAAGCGGCTGAGCGCACGCGAGGACGAGATAACGGACGCGCTGGCGTCGGCGGGATGGCGGTCGCCGCTGGCACCGCTGGCGGGCGGCGACGTTCGGGAGTTGTGGGCGGGTCTGACGTTGGGTGCGAAACGGGCGATCCTGTCCACGGTCGTGGACATTGTGGTGTTGCCGAGCAAGCGTCAGCCGAAGGGCTGTATCGACCCTAACGCGGTCGGGGTGCGTTGGCGTATCGACTGA
- a CDS encoding WhiB family transcriptional regulator codes for MARQRGWSVLVRRSVPGLYGLRQPHSRCRIDLDITALEAALGIGPVPTSAPTWMALAACRGVDPETFYPPRGDRAAVQRARKVCRRCPVAVECLAFAVERRDPFGVWGGTTRNERVALRRESAH; via the coding sequence GTGGCGCGTCAGCGTGGGTGGTCGGTGTTGGTGCGGCGGTCGGTGCCGGGGCTGTATGGGTTGCGGCAACCTCACAGCAGGTGTCGCATCGACCTCGACATCACCGCCCTAGAAGCGGCGCTCGGTATCGGCCCGGTACCGACCTCAGCTCCGACGTGGATGGCATTGGCCGCGTGTCGCGGCGTAGACCCTGAGACGTTCTACCCGCCCCGAGGTGACCGCGCGGCGGTCCAGCGGGCACGCAAGGTCTGTCGCCGGTGCCCAGTCGCTGTGGAGTGTCTGGCCTTCGCGGTGGAGCGTCGTGATCCGTTCGGTGTGTGGGGCGGCACGACTCGCAACGAGCGCGTGGCCCTGCGTCGGGAGTCGGCACACTGA
- a CDS encoding phage major capsid protein, translating into MAFLSDAASGILTPEEVGELITRPIQDESVALRPEVATVVNTNARDFRIPIVDIDAAAAWVPEGFDIDLTDPVTRELVVRPLKVAALVKVSSELAQDSSPEATAVVQASLARSVARRIDSAFFGDSVTNGPSGLQSLADTQFVTAGSAFTNLDWAVEAKTKLRKVGSTATAFVAAADTVADIETLKTEANSNQPLLASTVGDATKAVADSVLGVPLVSVADGTNLPDGRVWAVDKAKVFVVIRRDVTLDVSTDYFFGSDSLAVRVTCRVGFGFPHQQAIVAVGVGGS; encoded by the coding sequence ATGGCTTTCCTGTCCGACGCTGCATCCGGCATCCTCACCCCCGAGGAAGTCGGCGAACTCATCACCCGCCCGATCCAAGACGAATCCGTCGCCCTGCGGCCCGAAGTCGCAACCGTCGTCAACACCAACGCCCGCGACTTCCGCATCCCCATCGTGGACATAGATGCTGCCGCCGCGTGGGTGCCCGAAGGCTTCGACATCGACCTGACCGACCCCGTCACCCGAGAACTCGTCGTCCGACCGCTCAAGGTCGCCGCGCTGGTGAAAGTCAGTTCCGAACTGGCTCAGGACAGCTCGCCCGAGGCGACCGCCGTCGTCCAGGCATCCCTCGCCCGAAGCGTTGCGAGACGAATCGACAGCGCGTTTTTCGGAGACAGCGTCACCAACGGACCCAGCGGGTTGCAATCCCTGGCCGACACCCAGTTCGTCACCGCCGGATCGGCGTTCACCAACCTCGACTGGGCCGTCGAAGCTAAGACGAAACTGCGCAAGGTCGGCTCCACCGCCACCGCGTTCGTTGCCGCCGCTGACACCGTCGCTGACATCGAAACCCTCAAAACCGAGGCCAACAGCAACCAACCCTTGCTGGCGTCCACGGTCGGCGATGCCACCAAAGCCGTGGCCGACAGCGTGCTCGGCGTGCCCCTAGTGTCGGTCGCGGACGGCACCAACCTCCCCGATGGACGGGTGTGGGCCGTCGACAAGGCGAAGGTGTTCGTGGTGATCCGGCGTGACGTGACCCTCGACGTGAGCACTGACTATTTCTTCGGCTCCGATTCGCTGGCCGTCCGGGTCACCTGCCGTGTCGGGTTCGGATTCCCACACCAGCAAGCCATCGTCGCGGTCGGCGTCGGCGGAAGCTGA
- a CDS encoding AAA family ATPase produces MAALLAGKLPEPPEPDLLQRIDGHRLLYRGQVNVLFGDPESGKTFVALAATVEALNAGRTALVLDLDHNGVEATVARLLMLGANRAALADLNRFRYCEPESALDIFEVVKDCKDWQPTVAVVDSIGELLPTLKADSNNADDFTRAHTNVLKPLARAGAAVIAIDHLAKNNDSRAKGPGGTAAKRRALGGTSLRVKATRPFSPGNGGTALLLVNKDRHGGVRRHAARPEHGSEQSAGTFVLATDYEVSTGLGPWRVLNPSRCDRDPDETADPADIALLNAADPPPRTAEDARKVLRCNKDRANRAYRVWREER; encoded by the coding sequence GTGGCCGCATTGCTTGCGGGCAAACTACCCGAGCCACCCGAACCGGACTTGCTGCAACGAATCGACGGGCACCGGCTTCTCTACCGAGGACAGGTCAACGTCCTGTTCGGCGACCCCGAATCTGGCAAGACATTCGTTGCACTCGCCGCCACCGTCGAAGCGCTCAACGCGGGCCGCACCGCCCTCGTGTTGGACCTCGACCACAACGGCGTCGAGGCCACTGTCGCTCGATTGCTCATGCTGGGCGCGAACCGCGCCGCGCTCGCCGACCTCAACCGCTTCCGGTACTGCGAACCGGAAAGTGCTCTCGACATCTTCGAGGTGGTCAAGGATTGCAAGGACTGGCAACCCACGGTCGCGGTCGTGGATTCAATTGGTGAGCTGCTTCCGACTCTCAAGGCCGACTCCAACAACGCCGACGACTTCACTCGCGCCCACACGAACGTGCTTAAACCGCTCGCCCGCGCTGGTGCCGCCGTCATCGCGATTGACCACCTCGCGAAGAACAACGACAGTCGCGCCAAGGGTCCAGGCGGCACCGCCGCAAAACGCCGTGCGCTGGGCGGTACTTCGCTGCGCGTGAAAGCCACCCGCCCGTTCAGTCCCGGCAACGGTGGTACCGCCCTGTTACTCGTCAACAAGGACCGGCACGGCGGCGTCCGTCGTCACGCGGCACGACCCGAGCACGGCTCCGAGCAATCGGCTGGCACGTTCGTCCTCGCGACCGACTACGAGGTCAGCACCGGCCTCGGCCCGTGGCGTGTCCTCAACCCGTCACGTTGCGACCGCGACCCCGACGAAACCGCCGACCCCGCCGACATTGCACTACTCAACGCCGCTGACCCGCCACCGAGAACCGCCGAAGACGCACGGAAGGTACTGCGGTGCAACAAAGACCGCGCCAACCGCGCCTACCGCGTCTGGCGAGAAGAAAGATGA
- the dprA gene encoding DNA-processing protein DprA produces the protein MDNTDRRAWAYLSRICEPPNSFLAELVGAEGPVAAAQRIRARQVDGELARVTEARHHIDSSHADLEVLDRLGGRLITPSDDEWPHLAFASFGRPALAKRPYGHPPLVLWAVGPSNLTDVAARSAALVGTRAASPYGEHVTAEFAAGLAERDVTVVSGGAYGIDGAAHRTTLACDGDTVAVLAAGIDVPYPSGHSALLHRIARSGLVLTEYPPGMRPTRRQFLARNRLVAALSGATVVMEAGVRSGAANTAAWATALGRQVCALPGPVTSASSAGCHIMIANGTARLVTRAADVVEAVGRVGELAPEPDRPTTELDGLDDTELTVYDAIPRRGARTVAEIAIRAGLPVADVLGPLAMLDLRGLVRQGEDGWKLAKRS, from the coding sequence ATGGACAACACCGATCGCCGCGCCTGGGCGTACCTGTCGCGGATCTGCGAACCGCCCAATTCATTTCTGGCCGAACTCGTCGGCGCGGAGGGACCGGTCGCAGCGGCGCAACGCATCCGGGCACGTCAGGTCGACGGTGAGCTTGCCCGCGTCACCGAAGCGCGCCATCACATCGACTCCAGCCACGCCGATCTCGAGGTGCTCGACCGACTCGGCGGACGTCTGATCACCCCCAGCGACGACGAATGGCCGCACCTGGCGTTTGCCTCCTTCGGCCGCCCGGCACTGGCGAAGCGGCCCTACGGACATCCTCCGCTGGTGCTGTGGGCGGTGGGTCCCTCCAACCTGACCGACGTCGCGGCGCGGTCGGCTGCGCTGGTGGGCACGCGGGCGGCCAGCCCATACGGCGAACACGTCACCGCCGAGTTCGCTGCCGGGCTGGCCGAGCGCGACGTGACGGTGGTCTCCGGCGGGGCCTACGGCATCGACGGAGCAGCACACCGTACGACGCTGGCCTGTGACGGGGACACCGTGGCGGTACTGGCCGCCGGTATCGATGTCCCCTACCCGTCAGGTCACTCGGCCTTACTGCACCGCATCGCCCGCAGCGGGCTGGTTCTCACCGAGTATCCGCCAGGAATGCGGCCCACCCGTCGGCAGTTCCTGGCACGCAACCGATTGGTCGCCGCGCTTTCCGGAGCCACAGTGGTGATGGAAGCCGGGGTACGCAGTGGCGCGGCCAACACCGCCGCGTGGGCCACCGCGCTGGGCCGTCAGGTGTGCGCCCTGCCTGGACCGGTGACCTCGGCGAGTTCGGCGGGATGCCACATCATGATCGCCAACGGCACCGCACGGTTGGTCACCCGCGCCGCCGACGTGGTCGAAGCCGTCGGCCGCGTCGGTGAGCTCGCGCCCGAACCGGATCGGCCCACCACCGAGCTCGACGGTCTCGACGACACCGAATTGACGGTGTACGACGCAATACCGCGCCGAGGTGCCCGCACCGTGGCCGAGATCGCGATCCGGGCCGGTCTGCCGGTGGCCGACGTGTTGGGACCGCTGGCCATGCTCGATCTACGGGGATTGGTCCGACAGGGGGAGGACGGCTGGAAGCTGGCCAAACGTTCATGA
- a CDS encoding siderophore-interacting protein, which yields MAGRPVHTFEVVRTEKIAPHMVRVVLGGNGFDTFTPNEHTDAYVKLVFVDDDLDVSGLDQPLMLDSFNALPEVKRPVVRTYTVRRADSQRRELTIDFVVHGDHGVAGPWAANAVPGRRLFVVGPSGAFAPDPAADWYLFAGDEAALPAIAAALEALPPSAVGRAFIEISGPDDEIELTAPDGVEVRWIYRGGRADLVGDEIAGDHAPLIDTVKETPWLPGQVQVFIHGEAQAVMHNLRPYIRNERGIPAKWASSISGYWRRGRTEETFRQWKRELAEAEAK from the coding sequence GTGGCAGGACGTCCAGTCCACACCTTCGAAGTGGTGCGCACCGAGAAGATTGCACCGCACATGGTTCGAGTTGTCCTCGGCGGCAACGGCTTTGACACGTTCACGCCCAACGAGCACACCGATGCGTATGTCAAGTTGGTGTTCGTCGACGACGACTTGGACGTCAGCGGACTTGATCAGCCGCTGATGCTGGACAGCTTCAACGCGCTGCCCGAAGTCAAACGGCCGGTGGTGCGGACCTATACCGTGCGGCGCGCCGACAGCCAGCGCCGTGAGCTGACCATCGACTTCGTCGTGCACGGCGACCACGGTGTGGCCGGCCCGTGGGCCGCCAACGCCGTCCCGGGCCGGCGGCTGTTCGTGGTGGGGCCCAGCGGTGCCTTCGCGCCCGACCCGGCCGCCGACTGGTATCTGTTCGCCGGCGATGAAGCCGCTCTGCCGGCCATCGCCGCCGCGCTGGAAGCACTGCCGCCCAGCGCGGTCGGACGTGCGTTCATCGAGATCTCCGGGCCCGACGACGAGATCGAGCTGACCGCACCCGACGGTGTCGAGGTGCGTTGGATCTACCGTGGCGGACGGGCCGATCTGGTCGGCGACGAGATCGCCGGGGATCACGCACCGCTGATCGACACCGTCAAGGAAACCCCCTGGCTACCCGGTCAGGTTCAGGTATTCATCCACGGAGAGGCGCAGGCCGTGATGCACAACCTGCGTCCCTACATCCGCAATGAACGCGGGATCCCCGCCAAGTGGGCGTCCTCGATCTCGGGCTACTGGCGCCGGGGGCGCACCGAAGAGACCTTCCGGCAGTGGAAGCGCGAACTCGCCGAGGCGGAAGCCAAATAA
- a CDS encoding lactate 2-monooxygenase, which produces MTFGNYQLEIYLQGLSGILPTLPMDYAGWEAKAEVAMPPSIWSYVAGGAGDEHTQRANRTAFDRWGLMPRMLVGATERDLTVDLFGMTLPSPLFMAPVGVIGICGQSGHGDLAAARAAARTGVPMMVSTLTEDPLEDVAAEFGDTPGIFQLYTPADRDLAANLVQRAEKAGYRALVVTLDTWIPGWRPRDLATSNFPQLRGRCLANYTSDPVFRASLAQPPEENMQATVLQWVQQFGNPLTWDDLPWLRSLTDLPLVLKGICHPDDVRRARDGGVDGIYCSTHGGRQANGGLPALDCLPGVVEAADGMPVLFDSGIRSGADIIKALALGATAVGVGRPYTYGLAIGGEDGVVHVLRSLLAEADLIMAVDGYRSLAELTPEVLRRVG; this is translated from the coding sequence ATGACCTTCGGCAACTATCAGCTCGAGATCTACCTGCAGGGCCTGTCCGGGATCTTGCCGACCCTCCCGATGGATTATGCCGGCTGGGAAGCCAAAGCCGAGGTCGCGATGCCGCCCTCGATCTGGTCCTACGTGGCCGGTGGAGCCGGCGACGAGCACACCCAGCGCGCCAACCGCACCGCCTTCGACCGCTGGGGGCTGATGCCGCGCATGCTGGTCGGGGCCACCGAGCGCGATCTGACCGTCGACCTGTTCGGCATGACGTTGCCCTCGCCGCTGTTCATGGCTCCCGTCGGTGTCATCGGGATCTGCGGGCAGAGCGGCCACGGTGACCTGGCCGCCGCCCGCGCAGCCGCGCGCACCGGGGTGCCGATGATGGTGTCCACCTTGACCGAGGACCCACTCGAGGACGTGGCCGCCGAGTTCGGCGACACTCCGGGGATCTTCCAGCTCTACACGCCGGCCGATCGCGACCTGGCGGCCAACCTGGTCCAGCGCGCCGAAAAAGCCGGATACCGGGCGCTGGTCGTCACCCTGGACACCTGGATCCCCGGGTGGCGACCGCGAGACTTGGCGACGTCGAACTTTCCTCAGCTGCGTGGCCGCTGCCTGGCCAACTACACCAGCGACCCGGTGTTCCGCGCGAGCCTGGCCCAGCCGCCGGAGGAGAACATGCAGGCGACTGTCCTACAGTGGGTCCAGCAGTTCGGCAACCCGCTGACTTGGGATGACCTGCCTTGGCTGCGGTCGCTGACCGACCTGCCGCTGGTACTCAAGGGCATCTGCCACCCCGACGATGTGCGGCGCGCCAGGGATGGCGGTGTGGACGGAATCTACTGCTCGACCCACGGAGGTCGCCAGGCCAACGGCGGACTGCCCGCGCTGGACTGTCTGCCCGGCGTGGTGGAGGCCGCCGACGGGATGCCGGTGCTGTTCGACTCCGGGATCCGCAGCGGCGCCGACATCATCAAGGCGCTCGCCCTCGGTGCCACCGCGGTCGGCGTCGGCCGGCCCTACACCTACGGGCTGGCCATCGGTGGCGAGGACGGCGTCGTGCACGTGCTGCGGTCACTGCTCGCCGAGGCCGACCTGATCATGGCCGTCGACGGTTATCGCAGCCTGGCCGAGTTGACGCCCGAGGTGCTGCGGCGCGTCGGCTGA